From Cecembia calidifontis, one genomic window encodes:
- a CDS encoding cbb3-type cytochrome c oxidase subunit 3 → MKKEILSSIENVEIYPIISLLIFVIFFIGMFIWVIRVDKNYINHMKDMPFNDKPQNSGGYEKV, encoded by the coding sequence ATGAAAAAAGAGATATTGAGTTCAATCGAAAACGTAGAGATTTATCCCATCATCTCCCTTTTGATCTTTGTGATCTTTTTTATCGGGATGTTCATATGGGTGATCCGTGTAGATAAAAATTACATCAATCATATGAAGGATATGCCTTTCAATGATAAACCACAAAATTCCGGCGGCTATGAAAAAGTTTAA
- a CDS encoding cbb3-type cytochrome c oxidase N-terminal domain-containing protein translates to MKKFKAFILFMVGMATSLPTFAQTSDFNWVAKLQEMDGNQVTLLVILAVILGVILLLLILMIYLMSFMVSVFKKQNPELAAQPSWWDEFKLKYITGKMKPVGGKEEKDLMMDHSYDGIVELDNHMPPWLANVFYITIAFGVIYFTYFTVLGLGKTQIEEYEEELRIASIEAEKRSALALSSIDENSVVFDNSTAALNSGKSIFEANCAACHAADGGGGVGPNLTDEYWIHGGSINDVFKVVKYGVVAKGMIPWQDQLSPEEMQNVSSYILTLVGTSPANPKAPEGEKYEPVAEEPSEATAEADPEAENAD, encoded by the coding sequence ATGAAAAAGTTTAAAGCATTTATATTATTTATGGTGGGTATGGCAACATCCCTCCCCACTTTCGCCCAAACAAGTGATTTCAATTGGGTAGCCAAACTACAGGAAATGGACGGCAATCAGGTGACTTTACTGGTCATCCTGGCTGTAATCCTGGGCGTGATTTTATTGCTGCTCATTTTGATGATTTACCTGATGTCCTTTATGGTTTCGGTTTTCAAAAAACAAAATCCTGAACTCGCTGCTCAACCTAGCTGGTGGGATGAGTTTAAACTGAAATACATCACGGGAAAAATGAAACCGGTAGGGGGAAAAGAAGAGAAGGATTTGATGATGGATCACTCTTACGATGGCATTGTAGAGCTGGATAACCATATGCCCCCTTGGTTAGCAAACGTGTTTTATATTACGATTGCTTTTGGGGTCATCTATTTCACTTATTTCACTGTGCTCGGTCTGGGTAAAACCCAGATTGAGGAATATGAAGAAGAGCTCCGTATTGCCTCCATTGAAGCCGAAAAAAGATCTGCCTTGGCCTTAAGTTCCATAGATGAAAATTCGGTGGTATTTGATAACTCTACGGCTGCATTGAATTCAGGTAAAAGTATTTTTGAAGCCAACTGTGCTGCCTGCCATGCTGCTGATGGTGGAGGAGGGGTCGGACCTAACCTCACAGATGAATATTGGATTCACGGCGGCAGTATCAATGATGTATTCAAGGTGGTGAAATATGGTGTGGTAGCTAAGGGGATGATTCCTTGGCAGGACCAATTGAGTCCTGAAGAAATGCAAAATGTTTCCAGCTACATCCTGACTTTGGTAGGCACATCTCCTGCCAATCCAAAAGCACCGGAGGGTGAAAAATATGAGCCTGTTGCAGAGGAACCTTCAGAAGCTACAGCTGAAGCGGATCCTGAGGCAGAAAATGCGGATTGA